A stretch of the Streptomyces sp. NBC_00654 genome encodes the following:
- a CDS encoding pyridoxal phosphate-dependent aminotransferase yields the protein MEFRQSSKLNEVCYEIRGPVIEQANALEEAGHSVLRLNTGNPALFGFEAPEEIVQDMIRMLPRAHGYTDSRGILSARRAVAQRYQGMGLPDVGVDDIFLGNGVSELISMAVQGLLEDGDEVLIPSPDYPLWTAVVTLAGGKAVHYVCDESADWNPDLADLASKITDRTKAVVIINPNNPTGAVYPREILDGILELARRHGLLVLADEIYDQILYDDAEHHSVAALAPDLVCLTFSGLSKTYRVAGFRSGWMVVSGPKQHARSYLEGLTMLASMRLCPNAPSQYAIQAALGGRQSIRELVAPGGRLYEQRNRAWEKLNEIPGVSCVKPKGALYAFPRIDPKVHPIVDDERFVLDLLLREKIQVVQGTGFNWPRPDHFRILTLPYADDLDAAISRIGRFLNGYRQ from the coding sequence CGGGCAATCCGGCGCTCTTCGGCTTCGAGGCGCCGGAGGAGATCGTCCAGGACATGATCCGGATGCTCCCGCGGGCGCACGGTTACACCGATTCGCGCGGCATCCTCTCCGCGCGGCGCGCTGTCGCGCAGCGCTACCAGGGCATGGGGCTGCCGGATGTCGGCGTGGACGACATCTTCCTCGGCAACGGGGTCTCCGAGCTCATCTCCATGGCCGTGCAGGGGCTGCTGGAGGACGGCGACGAGGTGCTGATCCCGTCGCCCGACTATCCGCTCTGGACGGCCGTGGTGACGCTCGCGGGCGGCAAGGCCGTGCACTACGTCTGCGACGAGTCGGCGGACTGGAACCCGGACCTCGCCGACCTGGCGTCGAAGATCACCGACCGCACCAAGGCCGTCGTGATCATCAACCCGAACAATCCGACCGGCGCCGTGTACCCGCGCGAGATCCTCGACGGGATCCTCGAACTGGCCCGCAGGCACGGGCTGCTGGTGCTCGCCGACGAGATCTACGACCAGATCCTCTACGACGACGCCGAGCACCACAGCGTGGCGGCCCTCGCCCCCGACCTGGTCTGCCTCACCTTCAGCGGGCTGTCGAAGACCTACCGCGTCGCGGGCTTCCGCTCGGGCTGGATGGTGGTGTCCGGGCCCAAGCAGCACGCCCGCAGCTATCTGGAGGGCCTGACCATGCTCGCCTCCATGCGCCTGTGCCCCAACGCGCCCTCTCAGTACGCCATCCAGGCGGCGCTCGGCGGCCGACAGTCCATCCGCGAACTGGTGGCGCCGGGCGGCAGGCTGTACGAACAGCGCAACCGGGCCTGGGAGAAGCTCAACGAGATCCCCGGCGTGTCCTGTGTGAAGCCGAAGGGCGCGCTGTACGCCTTCCCGCGCATCGACCCGAAGGTGCACCCGATCGTCGACGACGAGAGGTTCGTCCTCGATCTGCTGCTGCGCGAGAAGATCCAGGTGGTCCAGGGCACGGGGTTCAACTGGCCGCGTCCTGACCACTTCCGGATTCTGACCCTCCCGTACGCTGACGATCTGGACGCGGCGATCAGCCGCATCGGCCGATTTCTGAACGGATACCGCCAGTGA
- a CDS encoding peptidase: MTCSFCRVPVHTQFATPELVGPIVEGGLDPAEDPGWAESGAASPAEYARWAGHLCGMTCLRMALGAPGAPGPPGVPGPGAAVPPLFALRDGGLEYGAYTEDADGVIKGLIYAPFARYVHEVHGLDATVHRHLALQEIPGLLDEGRTVMASVHYGIRHPDRPAPGRGGHLVLLTSRTPDGDGVHFHNPSGTHAGTRSARLSLAHFGRFFAGRGVSLGAGRRVSPGPGPGPERATAAGTGTGAGAGTGAGAGTGAGPAA; this comes from the coding sequence GTGACCTGTTCCTTCTGCCGGGTTCCCGTCCACACCCAGTTCGCCACTCCGGAGCTGGTGGGGCCGATCGTCGAGGGCGGGCTCGATCCGGCCGAGGATCCGGGCTGGGCGGAATCCGGCGCGGCGTCGCCCGCCGAGTACGCGCGCTGGGCGGGCCATCTGTGCGGAATGACCTGTCTGCGCATGGCCCTGGGCGCACCCGGAGCACCCGGCCCGCCCGGTGTTCCCGGCCCGGGTGCCGCCGTTCCCCCGCTGTTCGCCCTGCGCGACGGCGGGCTGGAGTACGGGGCGTACACCGAGGACGCGGACGGGGTGATCAAGGGCCTGATCTACGCCCCGTTCGCCCGGTACGTGCACGAGGTCCATGGGCTCGACGCCACCGTGCACCGCCATCTCGCCCTCCAGGAGATCCCCGGCCTGCTGGACGAGGGCCGGACGGTGATGGCATCGGTGCACTACGGAATCCGGCACCCCGACCGGCCGGCCCCCGGGCGGGGCGGGCATCTGGTGCTGCTGACCTCCCGTACACCGGACGGGGACGGCGTCCACTTCCACAATCCGTCCGGGACACACGCCGGGACGCGGTCCGCGCGGCTGTCGCTGGCGCACTTCGGGCGCTTCTTCGCCGGCCGTGGTGTCTCCCTGGGCGCCGGTCGCCGCGTCTCCCCGGGGCCGGGTCCGGGTCCGGAACGGGCCACGGCGGCGGGAACAGGGACGGGAGCGGGGGCCGGGACGGGAGCGGGGGCCGGGACGGGAGCGGGCCCGGCGGCGTAG
- a CDS encoding SWIM zinc finger family protein, giving the protein MSPRSAPRPASRTTPRAAPRSRPGPDDLRRTFEAVPARTSEEGEPFADSWWGRAWVAALESLSMDEARLARGRTYADAGHVAAITVTPGRVVAYVHGSRPRPYRAELRLRTFTDTGWDALLDAVAAHPGHLSALLAKEMPHSLADTAQEADTRLLPAAGDLDPSCSCPDHGRPCKHVAALCFQTARLLDSDPFVLLLMRGRGERELLDELGRRNAEHSARERPAAPAAPSVAAGDALAERFLPPLPAPLPVPPHPGQPPSYPDLPGARDPLGLDHLATDAAARAHRLLTTGEDPLAGLTPWQDAVRLAASRPTAGLTATTRALYRELAYATGRTTTDLARAVAAWRQGDAEGLAVLEASWDPPAGPFDRARPALAAADFPRFQPWRNHLTHPGGALQLRFGHDGRWYGYESDPGADDWWPRATPDPDPVSALEALLGG; this is encoded by the coding sequence ATGAGCCCCCGCTCCGCACCTCGCCCCGCATCCCGCACCACACCCCGCGCGGCGCCCCGGTCCCGGCCGGGCCCCGACGATCTGCGGCGCACCTTCGAGGCGGTACCGGCCCGCACGTCCGAGGAGGGCGAGCCCTTCGCGGACAGCTGGTGGGGGCGTGCCTGGGTGGCCGCCCTGGAGTCCCTGTCGATGGACGAGGCACGGCTCGCCCGCGGACGTACGTACGCCGACGCCGGGCATGTCGCCGCGATCACCGTCACCCCCGGCCGGGTCGTCGCCTATGTCCACGGCAGCCGCCCCCGCCCGTACCGGGCCGAACTGCGTCTGCGCACCTTCACGGACACCGGCTGGGACGCCCTGCTCGACGCGGTCGCCGCCCACCCCGGGCATCTGTCCGCACTCCTGGCCAAGGAGATGCCGCACTCCCTGGCCGACACGGCCCAGGAGGCCGACACCCGGCTGCTGCCCGCCGCGGGCGATCTCGATCCGAGCTGCTCGTGCCCGGATCACGGCCGGCCCTGCAAGCACGTCGCGGCACTCTGCTTCCAGACGGCCAGGCTGCTCGACAGCGATCCGTTCGTCCTTCTGCTGATGCGCGGCAGGGGCGAGCGGGAGCTCCTCGACGAGCTGGGCCGGCGCAACGCGGAGCACTCCGCACGGGAGCGCCCCGCCGCCCCCGCCGCGCCCTCGGTCGCCGCCGGGGACGCGCTGGCCGAGCGGTTCCTGCCGCCGCTCCCGGCGCCCCTGCCGGTCCCCCCGCACCCCGGGCAGCCGCCGTCCTACCCGGATCTGCCGGGCGCTCGCGATCCGCTGGGCCTCGACCACCTCGCCACGGACGCGGCGGCCCGCGCCCACCGGCTGCTCACCACCGGCGAGGACCCGCTCGCGGGCCTCACCCCGTGGCAGGACGCGGTCCGGCTGGCCGCGTCCCGCCCCACCGCCGGGCTCACCGCCACCACCCGGGCCCTCTACCGGGAGCTGGCCTACGCCACCGGCCGGACCACCACCGACCTGGCCCGTGCCGTCGCCGCCTGGCGGCAGGGCGATGCCGAGGGCCTCGCGGTCCTGGAGGCCTCCTGGGACCCTCCGGCGGGCCCGTTCGACCGGGCCCGCCCGGCCCTGGCCGCCGCTGACTTCCCCCGATTCCAGCCCTGGCGCAACCACCTCACCCACCCGGGCGGCGCCCTTCAGCTCCGCTTCGGCCACGACGGCCGCTGGTACGGCTACGAGTCCGACCCCGGCGCCGACGACTGGTGGCCCCGTGCCACCCCGGACCCCGATCCGGTGAGCGCGCTGGAAGCCCTGCTGGGCGGCTGA
- a CDS encoding DEAD/DEAH box helicase, with the protein MAVQDTHDARNAQLGRLLRCPAVFLPGALPRDGRVAFWDPEERGDAAEAGSPFSYVTAAAPAGAAAPAAGQGGVTELTVVRRDGRGGGREVRTRTVPAVLLPVEDALPLLVRARHGASVHPATRCWGAAALHALNLVARGRLLPGLTPGNHDAWRAGPRDAEDIAQLRAVAAAMPPEGHAVPVQDLPPLRLPDPEFLIGAFLDAVADTLPRTPAAAYAMGAPFAAREAQHLPGAAAWAVEVASGLDAGVRVSLRLDLSAYELFDTADTYVLTAATDGSGDADADADADAGGPEGPDGAGGLRGPGGLRGPGDPATRHAAAAVVQVHSLADPTYVIDAAALWHGGGGEPFGPRAQVDAVLALRRAARVWAPLERLLGQPVPDVLALTEDELYELLSDAGARLAAAGVRVHWPRELARSLTASAVVRPAPGSATDGTSFFDAQQLFAFNWQLSLGDEQLTEAEMDTLAEAHRPVVRLRDQWVVVDPALVRKARKRELGLLDPVDALAVALTGSAEVDGEQVDAVPAGALAALRARILTDDATVPAPPGLDATLRDYQLRGLAWLDRMTSLGLGGCLADDMGLGKTITVIALHLHRARPAPTLVICPASLLGNWHREINRFAPGVPVRRFHGTDRTLSDPDGGFVLTTYGTMRSSAAQLAAQSWGLVVADEAQHVKNPHSSTAKALRTIPAPARVALTGTPVENNLSELWALLDWTTPGLLGPLKAFRSRHARIVENTGTAAGLGNDEAVERLARLVRPFLLRRKKSDPGIAPELPPKTETDHPVSLTREQVTLYEAAVRETMAQIEAAEGIARRGLVMKLLASLKQVCNHPAQYLKEEPTRLTGRSGKLALLDELLDTILSEGGSVLIFTQYVTMAKLLSAHLASRAIPSQLLHGGTPVPERERMVDRFQAAEVPVFLLSLKAAGTGLNLTRAAHVIHYDRWWNPAVEEQATDRAYRIGQTQPVQVHRLIAEGTVEDRIGELLESKRALADAVLGTGESALTELSDRDLADLVSLRRPS; encoded by the coding sequence ATGGCCGTACAGGACACGCACGACGCGCGGAACGCGCAGCTCGGCCGCCTGCTGCGCTGCCCGGCGGTGTTCCTGCCCGGCGCGCTGCCCAGAGACGGCCGGGTGGCCTTCTGGGACCCGGAGGAGCGCGGGGACGCCGCGGAGGCCGGGAGTCCGTTCTCGTACGTCACCGCTGCCGCACCGGCCGGGGCGGCAGCGCCCGCCGCCGGGCAGGGGGGAGTCACCGAGCTCACCGTCGTCCGGCGGGACGGCAGGGGCGGCGGCCGGGAGGTCCGGACGCGCACCGTCCCGGCCGTGCTGCTGCCCGTCGAGGACGCCCTGCCCCTGCTCGTCCGCGCCCGTCATGGTGCATCCGTCCACCCCGCCACGCGCTGCTGGGGTGCGGCCGCGCTGCACGCGCTGAATCTGGTGGCACGGGGCAGGCTGCTGCCCGGACTGACGCCGGGGAACCACGACGCCTGGCGGGCGGGCCCGCGTGACGCGGAGGACATCGCGCAGCTGCGGGCCGTCGCCGCCGCGATGCCGCCGGAGGGGCACGCGGTGCCGGTCCAGGACCTCCCACCGCTCCGGCTCCCCGACCCCGAGTTCCTGATCGGCGCCTTCCTCGACGCGGTCGCCGACACCCTGCCCCGTACGCCGGCCGCGGCGTACGCGATGGGGGCGCCGTTCGCCGCCCGCGAGGCCCAGCATCTGCCCGGTGCCGCCGCCTGGGCCGTCGAGGTGGCCTCCGGCCTGGACGCGGGTGTGCGGGTCTCGCTGCGGCTCGACCTCTCCGCGTACGAGCTCTTCGACACCGCCGACACCTACGTCCTCACCGCCGCCACGGACGGTTCCGGCGACGCCGACGCCGACGCCGACGCCGACGCCGGCGGCCCCGAAGGTCCCGACGGTGCGGGCGGTCTGCGCGGTCCGGGCGGTCTGCGCGGTCCGGGGGATCCCGCCACCCGTCACGCCGCGGCGGCCGTCGTCCAGGTGCACAGCCTCGCCGACCCGACGTATGTCATCGACGCCGCCGCCCTGTGGCACGGCGGCGGGGGAGAGCCCTTCGGGCCGCGCGCCCAGGTCGACGCGGTGCTCGCGCTGCGCCGTGCCGCCCGCGTCTGGGCTCCGCTGGAGCGGCTGCTCGGCCAGCCCGTTCCCGACGTGCTCGCCCTCACCGAGGACGAGCTGTACGAGCTGCTGAGCGACGCCGGGGCCCGCCTCGCGGCGGCCGGGGTCAGGGTCCACTGGCCGCGTGAGCTGGCCCGCTCGCTCACCGCGTCCGCCGTCGTGCGCCCCGCGCCCGGCTCGGCCACCGACGGCACCTCGTTCTTCGACGCGCAGCAGCTCTTCGCTTTCAACTGGCAGCTGTCGCTGGGCGACGAGCAGCTGACCGAGGCCGAGATGGACACCCTGGCCGAGGCGCACCGCCCGGTGGTGCGGCTGCGGGACCAGTGGGTGGTCGTCGACCCCGCGCTCGTACGCAAGGCGCGCAAGCGGGAGCTGGGGCTGCTCGATCCGGTGGACGCCCTGGCGGTCGCCCTCACCGGGAGTGCCGAGGTCGACGGGGAGCAGGTGGACGCGGTGCCGGCCGGTGCGCTGGCCGCTCTCCGGGCCCGTATCCTCACCGACGACGCCACCGTTCCGGCGCCCCCCGGTCTGGACGCGACCCTGCGCGACTACCAACTGCGGGGCCTGGCCTGGCTGGACCGGATGACCTCGCTGGGTCTGGGCGGCTGCCTCGCCGACGACATGGGCCTCGGCAAGACGATCACGGTGATCGCCCTGCATCTGCACCGGGCCCGCCCCGCGCCGACGCTGGTGATCTGTCCCGCCTCCCTCCTGGGCAACTGGCACCGGGAGATCAACCGCTTCGCGCCCGGCGTTCCGGTGCGCCGCTTCCACGGCACCGACCGCACCCTGAGCGACCCGGACGGCGGCTTCGTCCTCACGACGTACGGCACGATGCGCTCCAGCGCGGCCCAGCTCGCCGCGCAGTCCTGGGGCCTGGTCGTCGCCGACGAGGCGCAGCACGTGAAGAACCCGCACTCCTCCACGGCCAAGGCCCTGCGCACGATCCCGGCACCGGCGCGCGTCGCCCTCACCGGCACCCCCGTGGAGAACAACCTCTCCGAGCTCTGGGCGCTGCTCGACTGGACGACCCCCGGACTGCTCGGCCCGCTCAAGGCGTTCCGGTCGCGGCACGCCCGGATCGTGGAGAACACCGGTACGGCCGCGGGGCTGGGCAACGACGAAGCGGTCGAGCGGCTGGCCCGGCTGGTCCGTCCCTTCCTGCTGCGCCGCAAGAAGTCCGATCCCGGTATCGCCCCCGAGCTGCCGCCGAAGACCGAGACCGACCACCCCGTCTCCCTCACCCGGGAGCAGGTCACTCTCTACGAGGCGGCGGTGCGCGAGACGATGGCGCAGATCGAGGCGGCGGAAGGCATCGCCCGCCGGGGTCTGGTGATGAAGCTGCTGGCCTCGCTGAAGCAGGTCTGCAACCACCCCGCCCAGTATCTGAAGGAGGAGCCGACCCGGCTCACCGGCCGTTCCGGCAAGCTCGCGCTGCTGGACGAACTCCTCGACACGATCCTGTCCGAGGGCGGTTCCGTCCTGATCTTCACCCAGTACGTGACGATGGCCAAGCTCCTCTCCGCCCACCTCGCCTCCCGTGCCATCCCCTCCCAGCTCCTGCACGGAGGTACGCCGGTGCCCGAGCGGGAACGGATGGTGGACCGCTTCCAGGCGGCCGAGGTCCCGGTCTTCCTGCTCTCGCTCAAGGCGGCCGGCACCGGACTGAACCTCACCCGCGCCGCCCATGTCATCCACTACGACCGCTGGTGGAATCCGGCGGTCGAGGAGCAGGCCACCGACCGGGCGTACCGGATCGGCCAGACCCAGCCCGTGCAGGTCCACCGGCTGATCGCGGAGGGGACGGTGGAGGACCGGATCGGCGAGCTGCTGGAGTCGAAGAGGGCGTTGGCCGACGCGGTCCTCGGCACCGGCGAGAGTGCGCTGACCGAGCTCAGCGACCGCGATCTGGCCGATCTCGTCTCGCTCCGGAGGCCGTCATGA
- a CDS encoding slipin family protein: MSQELVIAVVAAICAAAVYAAAAARVVKQYERGVVLRLGRLRNDVRGPGFTMVLPGVDRLRKVNMQIVTMPVPAQDGITRDNVTVRVDAVIYFKVVDAASAVVQVEDYRFAVSQMAQTSLRSIIGKSDLDDLLSNREKLNQGLELMIDSPAVGWGVQIDRVEIKDVSLPETMKRSMARQAEADRERRARVINADAELQASKKLAQAAEQMSSQPSALQLRLLQTVVAVAAEKNSTLVLPFPVELLRFLERAQQPQQPQLAQQQQQQQQQRPPQVPQRTDASRAEASPAGSSRTGSPTGSTASTPSTPSTASKASRTDAGPFAHH; encoded by the coding sequence ATGAGCCAGGAGCTAGTGATCGCGGTGGTGGCGGCCATCTGCGCCGCCGCGGTGTACGCCGCGGCGGCGGCCCGGGTCGTCAAGCAGTACGAGCGCGGAGTGGTGCTGCGGCTCGGCAGGCTTCGCAACGACGTGCGAGGGCCGGGCTTCACCATGGTCCTGCCCGGGGTGGACCGGCTCCGCAAGGTGAACATGCAGATCGTCACCATGCCCGTGCCCGCCCAGGACGGCATCACCCGGGACAATGTGACGGTCCGGGTGGACGCCGTCATCTACTTCAAGGTGGTCGACGCGGCGAGCGCGGTCGTCCAGGTGGAGGACTACCGCTTCGCGGTCTCGCAGATGGCCCAGACCTCGCTCCGGTCGATCATCGGGAAGAGCGACCTGGACGATCTGCTGTCCAACAGGGAGAAGCTGAACCAGGGCCTGGAGCTGATGATCGACAGCCCGGCCGTCGGCTGGGGTGTGCAGATCGACCGGGTGGAGATCAAGGACGTGTCCCTGCCGGAGACGATGAAGCGCTCCATGGCACGTCAGGCGGAGGCCGACAGGGAGCGGCGCGCCAGGGTGATCAACGCCGACGCGGAGCTGCAGGCGTCGAAGAAGCTGGCCCAGGCGGCCGAGCAGATGTCCAGCCAGCCGTCGGCCCTGCAGCTGCGACTGCTCCAGACCGTGGTCGCGGTCGCGGCAGAGAAGAACTCCACCCTTGTCCTGCCGTTCCCGGTCGAGCTGCTCCGCTTCCTGGAGCGGGCGCAGCAGCCGCAGCAGCCCCAACTGGCACAGCAACAGCAGCAGCAACAGCAACAACGTCCGCCGCAGGTTCCGCAGCGGACCGATGCTTCCCGAGCCGAGGCGTCGCCCGCAGGGTCCTCCAGGACGGGGTCCCCCACGGGCTCGACGGCTTCCACGCCTTCCACGCCTTCCACGGCCTCCAAGGCCTCCAGGACCGATGCCGGGCCGTTCGCCCATCACTGA
- a CDS encoding bifunctional 2-polyprenyl-6-hydroxyphenol methylase/3-demethylubiquinol 3-O-methyltransferase UbiG, with protein sequence MSGRLVREGYTGTGPGAITPDGCAVELYRRLSVGEEPDVIQAAVPAGASILELGCGAGRVTRPLVSRGFTVTAVDESAEMLEHISGARTVQSPIESLDLGEERFDVVMLASFLVHAPEHRVRDGMLRVCRAHVADGGCVLIQREGVAHRSDLPWERQDAGGCTIRIVSAEPVGDGVRSVHAEYVFDDARWTQTFLSRELSREEFEGRLAAAGLTVDRYLTDDGTWVRALPA encoded by the coding sequence ATGAGCGGACGACTGGTACGCGAGGGGTATACGGGGACGGGGCCCGGGGCCATCACTCCGGACGGCTGCGCGGTCGAGCTGTACAGACGGCTGTCCGTCGGCGAGGAGCCGGACGTGATCCAGGCGGCGGTCCCCGCCGGGGCGAGCATTCTGGAACTGGGCTGCGGCGCGGGCCGGGTGACCCGGCCACTGGTGTCGCGCGGCTTCACCGTGACGGCCGTGGACGAGTCGGCGGAGATGCTGGAGCACATCAGCGGTGCCCGTACGGTACAGAGCCCCATCGAGTCGCTGGACCTCGGCGAGGAGAGGTTCGACGTGGTGATGCTGGCGTCGTTCCTGGTCCACGCGCCCGAGCACCGGGTGCGCGACGGAATGCTGCGGGTCTGCCGCGCGCATGTGGCGGACGGAGGGTGCGTCCTCATCCAGCGCGAGGGCGTCGCGCACCGCTCCGACCTGCCGTGGGAGCGGCAGGATGCGGGGGGCTGCACCATTCGGATCGTCTCCGCGGAGCCGGTGGGCGACGGTGTGCGTTCGGTGCACGCGGAGTATGTCTTCGACGACGCCCGGTGGACGCAGACGTTCCTGTCGAGGGAGCTGTCCCGCGAGGAGTTCGAAGGGCGTCTGGCGGCCGCCGGACTCACCGTCGACCGGTATCTCACCGACGACGGAACGTGGGTGCGCGCCCTGCCCGCGTAG
- a CDS encoding DUF6343 family protein, with the protein MLVGEAIRMRTGSEPATARSALRMRFWLSLWGMVWALFGLVAFALTGRPGWAAACAVLLALVVLDLCVIVHRLHQGPHFQPGRDIPPYEPDRGTDPPRPARTHRHPRPG; encoded by the coding sequence ATGCTGGTAGGTGAGGCGATCCGTATGCGTACCGGCAGTGAACCCGCGACCGCCCGCAGTGCCCTGCGGATGCGGTTCTGGCTGAGTCTATGGGGCATGGTCTGGGCGCTCTTCGGCCTGGTGGCCTTCGCCCTGACCGGGCGGCCCGGCTGGGCGGCGGCCTGCGCGGTGCTGCTGGCGCTCGTCGTTCTGGACCTCTGCGTGATCGTGCACCGCCTCCACCAGGGGCCGCACTTCCAGCCGGGCCGCGACATCCCACCGTACGAACCGGACCGCGGTACGGACCCGCCGCGGCCGGCCCGTACCCACAGGCACCCCCGTCCGGGCTGA
- a CDS encoding tetratricopeptide repeat protein, translating to MPERNPETHVIDFRAAEQLLAARDPRGAVKLLDSVIAAHPENTAARLLRARAFFASAQLRPAELEFELVLEREPDNAFAHFALARTFQRAGRPEQATRHFRLAAALDPNPEYLRAARFEAPD from the coding sequence GTGCCCGAGAGGAACCCGGAAACCCATGTCATCGACTTCCGGGCGGCGGAGCAGTTGCTCGCTGCCCGGGACCCGCGGGGTGCGGTCAAGCTGCTCGACTCGGTGATAGCCGCGCACCCGGAGAACACGGCCGCGCGGCTGCTGCGGGCCCGCGCCTTCTTCGCCTCCGCCCAACTGCGCCCGGCCGAGCTGGAGTTCGAACTGGTGCTGGAGCGTGAGCCGGACAACGCGTTCGCCCACTTCGCGCTGGCCCGGACCTTCCAGCGGGCCGGCAGGCCCGAACAGGCCACCCGGCACTTCCGGCTCGCCGCCGCGCTCGACCCGAACCCGGAGTATCTGCGGGCGGCACGCTTCGAGGCGCCGGACTGA
- the coaE gene encoding dephospho-CoA kinase, translating to MLKVGLTGGIGAGKSEVSRLLVGYGAVLIDADRIAREVVEPGTPGLAAVVDAFGPGILNADGTLDRPALGAVVFADADRLATLNAIVHPLVGARSAELERAAGRDAVVIHDVPLLTENGLAPLYDLVVVVDAAPATQLDRLVRLRGMTEADARARMAAQATREERRAIADLIVDNDGPLEALEPQVRGVWAELTRRAAAR from the coding sequence ATGCTGAAAGTGGGCCTGACCGGTGGGATCGGCGCCGGCAAGAGCGAAGTGTCACGGCTGCTCGTCGGATACGGTGCCGTGCTGATCGACGCCGACCGGATCGCGCGTGAGGTCGTCGAGCCCGGAACCCCCGGACTCGCGGCCGTCGTCGACGCCTTCGGTCCCGGCATCCTCAACGCCGACGGCACCCTGGACCGGCCCGCTCTCGGGGCGGTCGTCTTCGCCGACGCGGACCGCCTGGCCACGCTCAACGCGATCGTCCATCCCCTGGTGGGCGCCCGTTCCGCCGAGCTGGAACGGGCGGCGGGCCGGGACGCCGTCGTCATCCACGACGTACCCCTCCTCACCGAGAACGGCCTCGCCCCGCTCTACGACCTGGTCGTTGTCGTGGACGCCGCCCCCGCGACCCAGCTCGACCGGCTCGTACGGCTGCGCGGTATGACGGAGGCCGACGCCCGCGCCCGGATGGCCGCTCAGGCGACCCGCGAGGAGCGCCGGGCCATCGCCGATCTGATCGTCGACAACGACGGACCGCTGGAGGCGCTGGAGCCTCAGGTCCGTGGGGTGTGGGCGGAGCTGACGCGGCGGGCCGCGGCCCGCTGA
- a CDS encoding PAC2 family protein, which yields MPDPQSLYEWEPKGLAVVDMALAQESAGLVMLYHFDGYIDAGETGEQIVDGLLETLPHQVVARFDHDRLVDYRARRPLLTFRRDRWAAFEAPTLDVRVVQDATGAPFLLLSGPEPDVEWERFAAAVEQIVERLGVRLAVNFHGIPMGVPHTRPVGITPHGNRTDLMPGHRSPFDEAQVPGSAESLVEYRLMESGHDVLGVATHVPHYVARSAYPDAALTALEAITAATGLVLPALAHSLRTEAHRTQTEIDRQIGQGDEELVSLVEGLEHQYDAVAGAETRGNLVAEPVDLPSADEIGREFERFLAEREGDA from the coding sequence GTGCCTGATCCGCAGAGTCTGTACGAATGGGAGCCGAAGGGCCTGGCAGTCGTCGACATGGCGCTGGCGCAGGAGTCGGCCGGCCTGGTCATGCTCTACCACTTCGACGGATACATCGACGCGGGTGAGACCGGCGAGCAGATCGTCGACGGCCTGCTCGAAACGCTGCCCCACCAGGTCGTGGCCAGATTCGACCACGACCGGCTCGTCGACTACCGCGCACGGCGCCCGCTGCTCACCTTCCGGCGTGACCGCTGGGCCGCCTTCGAGGCCCCGACGCTGGATGTCCGGGTGGTCCAGGACGCCACCGGGGCGCCGTTCCTGCTGCTGTCGGGCCCCGAGCCGGATGTGGAGTGGGAGCGGTTCGCCGCCGCCGTCGAGCAGATCGTCGAGCGCCTCGGCGTCCGGCTCGCCGTCAATTTCCACGGCATCCCCATGGGCGTCCCGCACACCCGTCCCGTCGGCATCACCCCGCACGGCAACCGCACCGACCTCATGCCCGGCCACCGCAGCCCGTTCGACGAGGCTCAGGTTCCCGGTTCCGCCGAGTCGCTCGTCGAGTACCGGCTGATGGAGTCCGGTCACGACGTCCTCGGGGTGGCCACGCACGTGCCGCACTACGTCGCGCGCTCCGCGTACCCGGACGCGGCGCTCACCGCGCTGGAGGCGATCACCGCCGCGACCGGTCTCGTCCTGCCGGCCCTCGCGCACTCGCTCCGTACCGAAGCGCACCGCACCCAGACCGAGATCGACCGGCAGATCGGCCAGGGCGACGAGGAACTGGTGTCGCTGGTCGAGGGACTTGAGCACCAGTACGACGCGGTCGCGGGCGCCGAGACGCGGGGCAACCTCGTCGCCGAGCCGGTGGATCTGCCGTCCGCGGACGAGATCGGCCGCGAATTCGAACGGTTCCTCGCCGAACGTGAGGGCGACGCCTGA